The Deltaproteobacteria bacterium genome has a window encoding:
- a CDS encoding PIN domain-containing protein codes for MNIIVDTSVWSLVLRRRQVNEKDPYVVAFRSHIDRSDGIHLTGNILQELLDGVATDVDFEKLVRLLDPFPLVPLKRDSFIQASKLRSHCRRKGIQASPTDFLIAACCIENGYPLLTSDHDFLRIAKHSDLTLLPIQP; via the coding sequence ATGAACATCATCGTTGATACTTCGGTCTGGTCACTTGTCCTCCGGCGCCGACAGGTCAATGAAAAGGATCCTTATGTCGTGGCCTTCCGAAGTCATATCGACCGTTCTGACGGTATTCACCTGACAGGAAACATCCTTCAGGAATTGCTGGATGGTGTGGCTACCGATGTCGATTTTGAGAAACTGGTGAGGCTTCTGGATCCATTTCCCCTTGTTCCTCTAAAAAGAGATTCTTTCATCCAGGCTTCAAAGTTAAGAAGCCATTGCCGGCGCAAGGGAATTCAGGCGAGCCCTACCGATTTTCTGATTGCAGCTTGCTGCATCGAAAATGGTTATCCCCTGCTGACCTCAGACCATGACTTTTTGAGAATTGCAAAACACTCCGATCTAACTCTCCTACCCATCCAACCTTAA